CTCGCGTGTCACGACGGAGGCGATGGTGCTCGATGTTCTCGCTCCCTCCGCCCGGGAACTGCTCATCCGCATACCGCAGTCCGAGCTGCTGGCACCTATCGTGAGGACGGTTCGAGATCGCCCCGACGATTCGACGACGCTCGAGCAGTGGGCCCTTCGACTGAATGTCAGCACTCGAACCATCACCCGTGTTTTTCACGCCGAGACCGGCTCGAGCTTCAGGGAGTGGGTCGCGGGTGTTCGGACCCAACATGCGATGTCCATGTTGGCGCGAGGCGATGCGATCGAGGAGATAGCCGCCGCGGTGGGCTTCCGGTCCGTGAGTGCGTTCGGTGCGTCGTTTCGGAGAGTCAGCGGTATGAGCCCTGGACAGTTTCGAGCCCAGTGACATCCCCATGGAGTGTCCGTTCGGCGACAAACGCTGTCCATTTGGCGCGATTGCGTACTTACTGAGGGTGCACTATCTTAGGTGAGGGAAACCTTGCTTCACTGGAGTTGCTGCCATTGCGTCGGCGTTCGCGGGGTTTCCAAACCTGCACTGCCGCAGGACTATGCGCGACGCCCTGCGTCAGAACCCCGAAGGAACTCATGTCCAACGTCTCCCGCTTTTTCGTTCTGTCCGCGGCCGCCGCACTCACGGTCGGTCTGGCCTCCTGCTCATCCAGCAGCTCGGATGAAGGCGCGCCGACGACCAGCGCGGACTGGACGCCCGTCACCATCGAGCATGCTCTCGGTACGACGAAGATCGAGAACAAGCCCGAGCGCGTAGCCACCGTCAACTGGGCCAACCAAGAGGTGCCGCTGGCACTCGGGATCGTGCCGGTCGGCATGGCCGCGGCGAACTTCGGTGACGACGACGGCGACGGCATCCTCCCCTGGGTCAGCAAGAAGCTCGACGAACTCGGCGGCGACGCACCGGTTCTCTTCGACGAGACCGACGGCGTCGACTTCGAAGCCGTTGCCGACACCGAGCCCGACGTCATCCTGGCAGCGTATTCCGGCCTGACGCAGGAGGTTTACGATCAGCTCAGCGATATTGCACCGGTTGTCGCGTACCCGGAAACCGCGTGGGGCACTCCGTGGCGCGACATGATCTCGGTCAGCAGTAAGGCGCTCGGCATGGCCGCGGAAGGCCAACAGCTGATCGCCGACCTCGACGCACAGATCGACGACGCCGTGGCACAGCATCCGGCGATCGCCGGCAAGTCGGCAATGTTCCTCACCCACGTCGATACGACGAATCTGAGCGAGGTCAGCTTCTACACCACGCATGACACGCGCGCGAAGTTCTTCGAGGACCTGGGGATGGTCACCCCGCCGAGTGTCGCCGCGGCGTCGGCGTCGACCGACAAGTTCAGCCTGAAGCAGAGCGCCGAGCAGGCCGATGCGTTCAGCGACGTCGAGATCATCATCACCTACGGCGGCGACGAGCTGGTCAGTGCGCTCGAGGCCGACCCACTGCTCTCGCAGATGCCCGCAGTGAAGAACGACGCGATCGTCGCACTTCCCAGTGACGGCCCGATCGGCACCGCATCGAACCCGACTCCTTTGTCGATCTCCTGGGTTCTGGAGGACTACCTGGATCTGCTGGATCGAGCAGCTGACTCCGCGAAGTGACGCAGACCCTGACGGCGGCAACAGCACCCGTTCGAAAGCCGGCTTTGCTGAAGTCGACCGGACTGATCGTGCTCACCGCAGTGCTCGTGGCATTGGTTTTCGCCTCGATCACGATCGGTTCACGTGAGGTCGGGTTCGACGACATCATCGCGGCCCTGGGTGGATCCAAGGAAGGGTTCGACCAGGCCGCGGTGGCCACGAGACTTCCGCGAACGGTGCTGGCCCTTCTGGCCGGTGCAGCGTTGGGTGTCTCGGGTGCGGTCATGCAGGGAGTGACGCGTAATCCGTTGGCGGACCCCGGAATTCTCGGTGTGAACATGGGCGCTTCACTTGCGGTTGTCAGTGGCATCACGTTCTTCGGTCTCGCTGCGGCGACGAGTTTCGTTTGGGTGGCCATCCTCGGAGCAGCTGTGACCGCGGCGTTCGTCTATGCCATCGGGTCCCTCGGTCGCGGTGGTGCGACGCCGTTGAAGTTGGCGTTGGCCGGTGCCGTCACCTCGGCTGCGCTCATTTCCTTCGTCAGTGCAATTGCGTTGCCGCGCAGCGACTTGGCAGGCGGCATCCGGTCGTGGCAGATCGGTGGAGTCGGCGGTGCGGTCTTCGACAGAATCTGGATGATCCTGCCGTTCCTACTCGTCGGGTTCGCGATCTCCCTCGCTTCGGCTCGTGGCCTCAACTCGCTGGCACTGGGCGACGAGCTCGCTGCCGGACTCGGCGAACGCGTCGCACTCACCCGTGGGGCTGCGGCAGCCGGAGCGGTCATTCTGTGCGGGGCAGTCACCGCTGTCACGGGCCCGATCGGCTTTGTCGGCCTGGTGGTTCCGCACGTATGCCGCCTGATCGTCGGCGTCGACCATCGGTGGTTGTTGCCGTAT
This region of Rhodococcus sp. PAMC28707 genomic DNA includes:
- a CDS encoding AraC family transcriptional regulator, whose product is MDTRTLPIYAAGEIAMPYVIDGWDEVITTDTWFEEHSHPTHELLWNEWGASTAAIGSRIWTITTTVGLWIPAGLLHSGWFPSGTRMRTAQFRVQDAPAIAPDPVGVDITPMLRLLLDRLNTEPLPDSSRVTTEAMVLDVLAPSARELLIRIPQSELLAPIVRTVRDRPDDSTTLEQWALRLNVSTRTITRVFHAETGSSFREWVAGVRTQHAMSMLARGDAIEEIAAAVGFRSVSAFGASFRRVSGMSPGQFRAQ
- a CDS encoding iron-siderophore ABC transporter substrate-binding protein — translated: MSNVSRFFVLSAAAALTVGLASCSSSSSDEGAPTTSADWTPVTIEHALGTTKIENKPERVATVNWANQEVPLALGIVPVGMAAANFGDDDGDGILPWVSKKLDELGGDAPVLFDETDGVDFEAVADTEPDVILAAYSGLTQEVYDQLSDIAPVVAYPETAWGTPWRDMISVSSKALGMAAEGQQLIADLDAQIDDAVAQHPAIAGKSAMFLTHVDTTNLSEVSFYTTHDTRAKFFEDLGMVTPPSVAAASASTDKFSLKQSAEQADAFSDVEIIITYGGDELVSALEADPLLSQMPAVKNDAIVALPSDGPIGTASNPTPLSISWVLEDYLDLLDRAADSAK
- a CDS encoding iron ABC transporter permease, with product MLVALVFASITIGSREVGFDDIIAALGGSKEGFDQAAVATRLPRTVLALLAGAALGVSGAVMQGVTRNPLADPGILGVNMGASLAVVSGITFFGLAAATSFVWVAILGAAVTAAFVYAIGSLGRGGATPLKLALAGAVTSAALISFVSAIALPRSDLAGGIRSWQIGGVGGAVFDRIWMILPFLLVGFAISLASARGLNSLALGDELAAGLGERVALTRGAAAAGAVILCGAVTAVTGPIGFVGLVVPHVCRLIVGVDHRWLLPYSALGGAVLLTAGDIVGRIVARPAEIDVGIITALVGAPFFIYIVRRQKVSAL